One window of Doryrhamphus excisus isolate RoL2022-K1 chromosome 13, RoL_Dexc_1.0, whole genome shotgun sequence genomic DNA carries:
- the bag5 gene encoding BAG family molecular chaperone regulator 5 isoform X3, producing the protein MDHGGTQQQQQQPPPPPSMEQQYPPQHPAMMRLYEVHKEVTSLGPQVCTFSGLQNDRDYKRLERDLTRLLLEVDQVDTEGKMELQGARKRAAQEVEGLLRYLEENATHPSRLAIEELSNEARRLIDQRVVVPQRSGGVAEIDDELVESLQQLVLRLTQVKTEGRVPLRKARYRALTRLCAVQDVMEGRTQQQTLSLPLSGETHAAVHCINQVMAKVSVARSQLVALLMGLSGRDSCAHLSRLLMEMQVELDALDVSGNAAIRNYRKQVVEEINGLLKHLDLEGEGEDTRRYDLAQNNSIREIEAVRAHVSHLREGVLRHCMMGELGFRPKAELQSLLTHLDQVETAKNPCIREARRRAVVEVQAIITFLDLREALVCRQPGPGEHPSHRAVWLVLGSLSDLQAQVLGFDGKRADKSYMMLEELLTKQLLTLDAVDPQGDEGTKVARKQAVKFAQNILNYLDMKTDEWEY; encoded by the exons ATGGATCATGGGGGgacccagcagcagcagcagcagccgccgccgccgccgtcgatGGAACAGCAGTACCCTCCTCAGCACCCCGCCATGATGCGTCTGTACGAGGTGCACAAGGAGGTCACCTCCCTGGGGCCTCAGGTATGCACCTTCAGTGGCCTGCAGAACGACCGCGACTACAAGCGTCTGGAGCGTGACCTGACCCGCCTGCTGCTGGAGGTGGACCAGGTGGACACGGAGGGCAAAATGGAGTTGCAGGGGGCACGCAAGCGGGCTGCACAGGAAGTGGAGGGCCTCCTGCGCTACCTGGAGGAGAACGCCACGCACCCGTCTCGCCTGGCCATCGAGGAGCTGAGCAACGAGGCGCGGCGGCTGATAGACCAGCGTGTGGTGGTGCCACAGCGCTCGGGCGGCGTCGCCGAGATCGACGACGAGCTGGTGGAGTCGCTGCAACAGCTGGTGCTGAGGCTCACGCAGGTGAAGACGGAGGGAAGGGTTCCGCTGCGGAAGGCCCGCTACCGGGCGCTGACGCGGCTGTGCGCCGTGCAAGACGTGATGGAAGGCCGTACGCAACAGCAGACCCTCTCGTTGCCGCTCTCGGGCGAAACCCACGCCGCCGTGCACTGCATCAACCAGGTGATGGCGAAGGTGAGCGTGGCGCGCAGCCAGCTGGTGGCGCTGCTGATGGGTCTGAGTGGCAGGGACAGCTGCGCTCACCTCTCGCGGCTGCTGATGGAGATGCAGGTGGAGCTGGACGCTCTGGACGTGTCCGGGAACGCGGCTATCAGGAACTACCGCAAACAGGTGGTGGAGGAGATCAACGGCCTGCTCAAGCATTTGGACCTGGAGGGGGAGGGAGAAGACACTCGCAG GTACGACTTGGCCCAGAACAACTCCATTCGTGAGATCGAGGCCGTGCGCGCTCATGTGTCTCACCTGCGCGAGGGCGTCCTGCGCCACTGCATGATGGGTGAGCTCGGCTTCCGGCCCAAAGCAGAACTGCAGAGCCTCCTCACGCACCTGGACCAGGTGGAAACGGCCAAGAACCCGTGCATCCGCGAGGCCCGCCGCCGCGCCGTGGTGGAGGTCCAGGCCATCATCACCTTCCTGGACCTCCGCGAGGCCCTGGTGTGCCGCCAGCCGGGCCCCGGTGAGCACCCTTCTCACCGGGCAGTGTGGCTGGTCCTGGGCAGTCTGTCGGACCTCCAGGCTCAGGTGCTGGGCTTTGATGGCAAGCGGGCCGACAAGAGCTACATGATGTTGGAAGAGCTGCTCACCAAGCAGCTGCTGACGCTGGACGCCGTGGACCCGCAGGGCGACGAGGGGACCAAGGTGGCACGCAAGCAGGCGGTGAAGTTCGCCCAGAACATTCTCAACTATTTGGACATGAAGACGGACGAGTGGGAGTACTGA
- the trmt61a gene encoding tRNA (adenine(58)-N(1))-methyltransferase catalytic subunit TRMT61A produces MSFVEYSDIIQDGDVAIVYLGHDSMMPIKVQHGAQTQTRYGAIRHSTDLIGQRYGLKVTCTKGGWVHVLHPTPELWTVTLPHRTQILYTTDISVITMMLELKPGSVVCESGTGSGSLSHAILRTVAPTGHLHTVEFHQQRAEKAAEEFREHRVDHLVTVRNQDVCKEGFGVTGVADAVFLDIPSPWEAVGHAKVAMKRHGGRVCSFSPCIEQVQRTCEALAKHSFQEISTMEVLLRTHDVRTVSLPLPDFGPDDTAQEKETPSKQAVFMLKTTTPPREIPGHTGYLTFATKPRT; encoded by the exons ATGAGTTTCGTGGAGTACTCTGACATCATCCAGGACGGAGATGTGGCCATCGTGTACCTGGGCCACGACTCCATGATGCCCATCAAGGTGCAACACGGGGCCCAGACGCAGACGCGCTACGGCGCCATCCGCCACTCCACGGACCTGATAGGCCAGCGCTACGGTTTGAAGGTCACATGCACCAAAGGCGGTTGGGTCCACGTGCTCCACCCTACGCCCGAGCTGTGGACTGTAACGCTGCCGCACCGCACGCAGATCCTCTACACTACAGATATCTCCGTCATTACCATGATGCTGGAGCTCAAGCCCGGCTCGGTCGTGTGTGAGTCAG GCACAGGCAGCGGCTCGCTCTCCCACGCCATCCTGCGTACCGTGGCACCCACGGGCCACCTGCACACGGTGGAGTTCCACCAGCAGCGCGCCGAGAAGGCAGCCGAGGAGTTCCGGGAGCACCGTGTAGACCACCTGGTGACCGTGCGCAACCAGGACGTGTGCAAGGAGGGCTTCGGCGTGACTGGCGTGGCCGATGCCGTCTTCCTGGACATCCCCAGCCCCTGGGAGGCAGTGGGCCACGCCAAGGTGGCCATGAAGAGGCACG GAGGCCGGGTGTGCTCCTTCTCGCCGTGCATCGAGCAGGTCCAGAGGACGTGCGAGGCACTAGCGAAGCACAGCTTCCAGGAGATTAGCACCATGGAGGTCCTGCTGAGGACCCACGACGTGCGCACTGTCTCACTGCCGCTGCCTGACTTCGGCCCCGACGACACCGCCCAAGAGAAGGAGACCCCTAGCAAACAGGCCGTCTTCATGCTGAAGACCACCACACCGCCCCGGGAGATCCCCGGTCACACGGGCTACTTGACCTTTGCCACCAAACCTAGAACCTAG
- the bag5 gene encoding BAG family molecular chaperone regulator 5 isoform X2 — protein sequence MAVRWLCSLFGKPFDGGKRMDHGGTQQQQQQPPPPPSMEQQYPPQHPAMMRLYEVHKEVTSLGPQVCTFSGLQNDRDYKRLERDLTRLLLEVDQVDTEGKMELQGARKRAAQEVEGLLRYLEENATHPSRLAIEELSNEARRLIDQRVVVPQRSGGVAEIDDELVESLQQLVLRLTQVKTEGRVPLRKARYRALTRLCAVQDVMEGRTQQQTLSLPLSGETHAAVHCINQVMAKVSVARSQLVALLMGLSGRDSCAHLSRLLMEMQVELDALDVSGNAAIRNYRKQVVEEINGLLKHLDLEGEGEDTRRYDLAQNNSIREIEAVRAHVSHLREGVLRHCMMGELGFRPKAELQSLLTHLDQVETAKNPCIREARRRAVVEVQAIITFLDLREALVCRQPGPGEHPSHRAVWLVLGSLSDLQAQVLGFDGKRADKSYMMLEELLTKQLLTLDAVDPQGDEGTKVARKQAVKFAQNILNYLDMKTDEWEY from the exons ATGGCTGTACGCTGGCTGTGCAG CCTCTTCGGGAAGCCCTTTGATGGTGGGAAGAGGATGGATCATGGGGGgacccagcagcagcagcagcagccgccgccgccgccgtcgatGGAACAGCAGTACCCTCCTCAGCACCCCGCCATGATGCGTCTGTACGAGGTGCACAAGGAGGTCACCTCCCTGGGGCCTCAGGTATGCACCTTCAGTGGCCTGCAGAACGACCGCGACTACAAGCGTCTGGAGCGTGACCTGACCCGCCTGCTGCTGGAGGTGGACCAGGTGGACACGGAGGGCAAAATGGAGTTGCAGGGGGCACGCAAGCGGGCTGCACAGGAAGTGGAGGGCCTCCTGCGCTACCTGGAGGAGAACGCCACGCACCCGTCTCGCCTGGCCATCGAGGAGCTGAGCAACGAGGCGCGGCGGCTGATAGACCAGCGTGTGGTGGTGCCACAGCGCTCGGGCGGCGTCGCCGAGATCGACGACGAGCTGGTGGAGTCGCTGCAACAGCTGGTGCTGAGGCTCACGCAGGTGAAGACGGAGGGAAGGGTTCCGCTGCGGAAGGCCCGCTACCGGGCGCTGACGCGGCTGTGCGCCGTGCAAGACGTGATGGAAGGCCGTACGCAACAGCAGACCCTCTCGTTGCCGCTCTCGGGCGAAACCCACGCCGCCGTGCACTGCATCAACCAGGTGATGGCGAAGGTGAGCGTGGCGCGCAGCCAGCTGGTGGCGCTGCTGATGGGTCTGAGTGGCAGGGACAGCTGCGCTCACCTCTCGCGGCTGCTGATGGAGATGCAGGTGGAGCTGGACGCTCTGGACGTGTCCGGGAACGCGGCTATCAGGAACTACCGCAAACAGGTGGTGGAGGAGATCAACGGCCTGCTCAAGCATTTGGACCTGGAGGGGGAGGGAGAAGACACTCGCAG GTACGACTTGGCCCAGAACAACTCCATTCGTGAGATCGAGGCCGTGCGCGCTCATGTGTCTCACCTGCGCGAGGGCGTCCTGCGCCACTGCATGATGGGTGAGCTCGGCTTCCGGCCCAAAGCAGAACTGCAGAGCCTCCTCACGCACCTGGACCAGGTGGAAACGGCCAAGAACCCGTGCATCCGCGAGGCCCGCCGCCGCGCCGTGGTGGAGGTCCAGGCCATCATCACCTTCCTGGACCTCCGCGAGGCCCTGGTGTGCCGCCAGCCGGGCCCCGGTGAGCACCCTTCTCACCGGGCAGTGTGGCTGGTCCTGGGCAGTCTGTCGGACCTCCAGGCTCAGGTGCTGGGCTTTGATGGCAAGCGGGCCGACAAGAGCTACATGATGTTGGAAGAGCTGCTCACCAAGCAGCTGCTGACGCTGGACGCCGTGGACCCGCAGGGCGACGAGGGGACCAAGGTGGCACGCAAGCAGGCGGTGAAGTTCGCCCAGAACATTCTCAACTATTTGGACATGAAGACGGACGAGTGGGAGTACTGA
- the bag5 gene encoding BAG family molecular chaperone regulator 5 isoform X1, with the protein MCANVFGVLKSLFGKPFDGGKRMDHGGTQQQQQQPPPPPSMEQQYPPQHPAMMRLYEVHKEVTSLGPQVCTFSGLQNDRDYKRLERDLTRLLLEVDQVDTEGKMELQGARKRAAQEVEGLLRYLEENATHPSRLAIEELSNEARRLIDQRVVVPQRSGGVAEIDDELVESLQQLVLRLTQVKTEGRVPLRKARYRALTRLCAVQDVMEGRTQQQTLSLPLSGETHAAVHCINQVMAKVSVARSQLVALLMGLSGRDSCAHLSRLLMEMQVELDALDVSGNAAIRNYRKQVVEEINGLLKHLDLEGEGEDTRRYDLAQNNSIREIEAVRAHVSHLREGVLRHCMMGELGFRPKAELQSLLTHLDQVETAKNPCIREARRRAVVEVQAIITFLDLREALVCRQPGPGEHPSHRAVWLVLGSLSDLQAQVLGFDGKRADKSYMMLEELLTKQLLTLDAVDPQGDEGTKVARKQAVKFAQNILNYLDMKTDEWEY; encoded by the exons ATGTGCGCCAATGTGTTCGGAGTGCTGAAGAG CCTCTTCGGGAAGCCCTTTGATGGTGGGAAGAGGATGGATCATGGGGGgacccagcagcagcagcagcagccgccgccgccgccgtcgatGGAACAGCAGTACCCTCCTCAGCACCCCGCCATGATGCGTCTGTACGAGGTGCACAAGGAGGTCACCTCCCTGGGGCCTCAGGTATGCACCTTCAGTGGCCTGCAGAACGACCGCGACTACAAGCGTCTGGAGCGTGACCTGACCCGCCTGCTGCTGGAGGTGGACCAGGTGGACACGGAGGGCAAAATGGAGTTGCAGGGGGCACGCAAGCGGGCTGCACAGGAAGTGGAGGGCCTCCTGCGCTACCTGGAGGAGAACGCCACGCACCCGTCTCGCCTGGCCATCGAGGAGCTGAGCAACGAGGCGCGGCGGCTGATAGACCAGCGTGTGGTGGTGCCACAGCGCTCGGGCGGCGTCGCCGAGATCGACGACGAGCTGGTGGAGTCGCTGCAACAGCTGGTGCTGAGGCTCACGCAGGTGAAGACGGAGGGAAGGGTTCCGCTGCGGAAGGCCCGCTACCGGGCGCTGACGCGGCTGTGCGCCGTGCAAGACGTGATGGAAGGCCGTACGCAACAGCAGACCCTCTCGTTGCCGCTCTCGGGCGAAACCCACGCCGCCGTGCACTGCATCAACCAGGTGATGGCGAAGGTGAGCGTGGCGCGCAGCCAGCTGGTGGCGCTGCTGATGGGTCTGAGTGGCAGGGACAGCTGCGCTCACCTCTCGCGGCTGCTGATGGAGATGCAGGTGGAGCTGGACGCTCTGGACGTGTCCGGGAACGCGGCTATCAGGAACTACCGCAAACAGGTGGTGGAGGAGATCAACGGCCTGCTCAAGCATTTGGACCTGGAGGGGGAGGGAGAAGACACTCGCAG GTACGACTTGGCCCAGAACAACTCCATTCGTGAGATCGAGGCCGTGCGCGCTCATGTGTCTCACCTGCGCGAGGGCGTCCTGCGCCACTGCATGATGGGTGAGCTCGGCTTCCGGCCCAAAGCAGAACTGCAGAGCCTCCTCACGCACCTGGACCAGGTGGAAACGGCCAAGAACCCGTGCATCCGCGAGGCCCGCCGCCGCGCCGTGGTGGAGGTCCAGGCCATCATCACCTTCCTGGACCTCCGCGAGGCCCTGGTGTGCCGCCAGCCGGGCCCCGGTGAGCACCCTTCTCACCGGGCAGTGTGGCTGGTCCTGGGCAGTCTGTCGGACCTCCAGGCTCAGGTGCTGGGCTTTGATGGCAAGCGGGCCGACAAGAGCTACATGATGTTGGAAGAGCTGCTCACCAAGCAGCTGCTGACGCTGGACGCCGTGGACCCGCAGGGCGACGAGGGGACCAAGGTGGCACGCAAGCAGGCGGTGAAGTTCGCCCAGAACATTCTCAACTATTTGGACATGAAGACGGACGAGTGGGAGTACTGA
- the ckba gene encoding creatine kinase, brain a yields the protein MPFGNTHNQLKMNYSSDQEYPDLSKHNNHMAKVLTADMYERLRSKQTPSGFTLDDVIQTGVDNPGHPFIMTVGCVAGDEETYEVFKELLDPVILDRHGGYKPTDKHKTDLNSGNLKGGDDLDPNYVLSSRVRTGRSVRGFCLPPHCSRGERRAVETLSIEALASLSGDLKGKYYALKNMTEAEQQQLIDDHFLFDKPVSPLLLASGMARDWPDARGIWHNDNKTFLVWVNEEDHLRVISMQKGGNMKEVFQRFCTGLTKIESLFKDRGHAFMWNEHLGYVLTCPSNLGTGLRAGVHVKLPNMSKHAKFEEVLKRLRLQKRGTGGVDTAAVGGVFDISNADRLGFSEVELVQMVVDGIKLLVDMEKRLEKGQAIDDLMPAQK from the exons ATGCCGTTCGGGAACACTCACAACCAGCTGAAGATGAACTACTCCTCGGACCAGGAGTACCCGGACCTGAGCAAGCACAACAACCACATGGCCAAGGTGCTGACGGCTGACATGTACGAGCGGCTGAGGAGCAAGCAGACGCCCAGCGGCTTCACGCTCGATGACGTCATCCAGACCGGGGTCGACAACCCTG gtcatCCCTTCATCATGACCGTGGGCTGCGTGGCCGGAGATGAGGAGACCTACGAGGTCTTCAAGGAGCTGCTGGACCCAGTCATCCTGGACCGCCATGGAGGATACAAGCCTACAGACAAGCACAAGACTGACCTGAATTCCGGCAACTTGAAG GGCGGCGACGACCTGGACCCCAACTACGTCCTGAGCTCCCGAGTGCGAACGGGCCGCAGCGTCCGCGGCTTCTGCCTGCCCCCTCATTGCAGCCGAGGAGAGCGTCGCGCCGTGGAGACGCTCTCCATCGAAG CCCTGGCCTCCCTCAGCGGGGACCTGAAGGGCAAATACTACGCCCTGAAGAACATGACGGAGgcggagcagcagcagctgatTGATGACCACTTCCTCTTTGACAAGCCCGTGTCCCCGCTGCTGCTGGCCTCCGGGATGGCCCGAGACTGGCCCGATGCCAGAGGCATCTG GCACAACGACAACAAGACATTCCTGGTGTGGGTGAACGAGGAGGACCACCTGAGGGTCATCTCCATGCAGAAAGGGGGCAACATGAAGGAGGTTTTCCAGCGTTTCTGCACTGGACTCACTAAG ATCGAGTCCCTGTTCAAGGACCGAGGTCACGCGTTCATGTGGAACGAGCACCTGGGCTACGTCCTCACCTGCCCGTCCAACCTGGGCACGGGCCTGCGTGCGGGCGTGCACGTCAAGCTGCCAAACATGAGCAAGCACGCCAAGTTCGAGGAGGTCCTCAAGCGTCTGAGGCTCCAGAAGCGTGGAACCG GGGGCGTGGACACTGCGGCTGTGGGCGGAGTCTTTGACATCTCCAACGCTGACAGACTGGGCTTCTCTGAGGTGGAGCTGGTGCAGATGGTGGTGGACGGCATCAAGCTGCTGGTGGACATGGAGAAGAGGCTGGAGAAGGGCCAGGCCATCGATGACCTCATGCCTGCCCAGAAGTAG
- the LOC131140600 gene encoding cytochrome c oxidase assembly factor 8 yields the protein MAVRAAAEGLTWRRLSCLRPQSVMAAVSRRECSKVTTQRDKSHKCAKFRPAASSTHDWIGPPNPLSNLRPVVYRVPENESELEERLRTLRQDTEDWNHNFWTKQNIDFSQEKEAFIASQLKAKGLSERDEQGRRRALSSEEMAVFYKSFLDKNRERHVIYNKEWYRRNFTITFLMARVTLHNLWRSATNKHNRSPKT from the exons ATGGCTGTTAGAGCTGCTGCGGAAGGTTTGACGTGGCGCCGCTTGAGTTGTTTACGACCGCAAAGTGTCATGGCGGCAGTCAGCAGGCGTGAGTGCAGCAAAGTAACAACCCAGCGGGACAAATCACACAAG tgtgcAAAGTTCAGGCCTGCAGCCAGCTCCACACACGACTGGATCGGTCCACCCAACCCACTATCCAACCTGCGACCCGTCGTCTACCGCGTCCCCGAGAACGAGTCAGAGCTGGAGGAACGCCTGAGAACTCTGAGGCAGGACACCGAGGACTGGAACCACAATTTCTGGACTAAACAGAACATCGACTTCAGCCAG GAAAAAGAAGCTTTCATTGCTTCCCAGCTGAAGGCCAAAGGCTTGTCTGAGCGGGATGAGCAAG GACGGCGTCGCGCTCTAAGCAGTGAAGAAATGGCCGTGTTCTACAAAAGCTTCTTGGACAAAAACAGAGAGCGACACGTCATTTACAACAA GGAGTGGTATCGCCGCAACTTCACCATCACCTTCCTCATGGCCCGTGTCACCCTGCACAACCTGTGGAGAAGCGCTACCAATAAACACAACAGATCTCCAAAAACGTGA